The Buttiauxella selenatireducens genome has a window encoding:
- the cvpA gene encoding colicin V production protein, translated as MVWIDYAIIAVIGFSALISVIRGFVREALSLVTWGCAFFVASHYYTYLSVWFTGFEDELVRNGIAIAILFIATLIVGAIVNYVISALVEKTGLSGTDRVLGICFGALRGALIVAAILFFLDTFTGFSKSDDWQKSQLIPQFSFIIRWFFDYLQSSSSFLPR; from the coding sequence ATGGTCTGGATAGATTACGCCATTATTGCAGTTATCGGCTTCTCGGCTCTGATTAGCGTTATTCGTGGGTTTGTGCGTGAAGCGTTATCGCTTGTAACCTGGGGTTGTGCTTTCTTTGTCGCCAGTCATTACTACACTTACCTGTCAGTCTGGTTCACTGGCTTTGAAGACGAACTGGTACGAAACGGAATAGCTATTGCGATACTGTTTATCGCGACACTCATCGTCGGTGCGATAGTCAATTATGTGATTAGCGCGCTGGTTGAGAAAACCGGCCTGTCGGGTACAGACAGGGTGTTGGGGATCTGTTTCGGTGCTTTACGTGGAGCGCTGATCGTCGCCGCCATTCTGTTCTTTCTTGATACGTTTACTGGTTTTTCGAAGAGTGACGACTGGCAAAAGTCGCAGCTTATCCCGCAATTCAGTTTCATCATCAGATGGTTCTTTGACTATCTGCAAAGCTCGTCAAGTTTCTTACCCCGGTAA
- a CDS encoding UbiX family flavin prenyltransferase, producing the protein MKRLIVGISGASGATYGVRLLQVLQQLPDVETHLIMSNAARQTLALETDMSLREVQALADVVHDARDIAASLSSGSFKTHGMVILPCSIKTLSGIVHSYTDGLLTRAADVVLKERRPLVLCVRETPLHLGHLRLMTQAAELGAVIMPPMPAFYHRPQSVQDIVDQTVNRVLDQFDIELPQDLFTRWTGA; encoded by the coding sequence ATGAAACGGTTAATTGTTGGGATTTCAGGTGCCAGTGGCGCAACATATGGTGTGCGACTCCTTCAGGTACTACAACAATTACCGGATGTGGAAACACACCTCATTATGAGCAATGCCGCTCGCCAAACCCTTGCGCTAGAAACCGATATGTCCCTGCGCGAAGTCCAGGCGTTGGCTGATGTGGTGCATGATGCCCGTGATATCGCCGCCAGCCTTTCTTCAGGCTCTTTTAAGACCCATGGCATGGTCATATTGCCCTGCTCAATCAAAACCCTTTCTGGCATTGTTCACAGCTATACAGATGGCCTGCTCACGCGGGCGGCAGACGTGGTGCTAAAAGAGCGTCGCCCTTTGGTTCTTTGCGTACGCGAAACCCCGTTGCACCTGGGCCATCTGCGCTTAATGACGCAAGCAGCTGAGCTGGGAGCCGTGATTATGCCGCCGATGCCTGCGTTCTATCATCGCCCGCAAAGCGTGCAGGATATTGTCGATCAGACAGTTAATCGGGTACTCGACCAGTTTGATATTGAGCTTCCGCAAGACCTGTTCACCCGCTGGACTGGTGCATAA
- the folC gene encoding bifunctional tetrahydrofolate synthase/dihydrofolate synthase, whose translation MEKTQTPQATSPLATWLCYLENLHSKTIELGLDRVKKVAATLDVLKPAPTVFTVAGTNGKGTTCRTLEKVLMAAGYSVGVYSSPHLVRYTERVRIQSEELDEAFHTAAFAQIEAARGETSLTYFEFSTLSALLLFKQMAVDVVILEVGLGGRLDATNIVDADVAVVTSIALDHTDWLGPDRESIGREKAGVFRGGKPAVVGEPDMPLTIADVAIEKGAHLLRRGVDWSYRVEENSWSFKDKLGELSGLPLPLVPQPNAATALAALRASELNVSIGAIIQGIKEATLPGRFQIISQAPLVILDVAHNPHAAAYLAGRLAELPKRGRVLAVIGMLHDKDIAGTLANLSPQVDSWYCAPLEGPRGASAEQLIEHLGQGEVYDTVAQAWYAAMKAATENDTVLVCGSFHTVAHVMEALDAEKAGGE comes from the coding sequence ATGGAAAAAACTCAAACACCTCAAGCCACGTCGCCCCTGGCCACGTGGCTTTGTTATCTGGAAAACCTCCATTCTAAAACCATTGAGCTTGGCCTCGACCGTGTTAAAAAAGTTGCAGCGACGCTCGATGTACTGAAACCTGCGCCGACAGTGTTTACTGTTGCGGGGACCAACGGGAAAGGGACAACCTGTCGTACGCTGGAAAAAGTCTTGATGGCGGCGGGTTATAGCGTCGGCGTTTATAGTTCACCTCATCTTGTGCGCTATACCGAGCGGGTGCGCATCCAAAGCGAAGAGTTGGACGAGGCCTTCCATACCGCGGCATTTGCTCAGATTGAAGCCGCGCGCGGTGAAACTTCGCTGACCTATTTCGAGTTCAGTACCTTGTCGGCGTTGCTGTTGTTTAAGCAGATGGCGGTTGATGTGGTCATTCTTGAAGTGGGTCTGGGCGGACGTCTGGATGCGACCAATATTGTCGATGCTGATGTGGCTGTCGTCACCAGCATTGCCCTTGATCACACCGACTGGCTGGGTCCAGACCGTGAAAGTATCGGGCGTGAGAAGGCAGGTGTCTTCCGTGGAGGAAAACCTGCAGTGGTAGGAGAGCCGGATATGCCGTTGACCATCGCTGATGTGGCGATTGAAAAAGGCGCGCACTTGCTGCGCCGTGGCGTGGACTGGTCTTACCGCGTTGAAGAGAACAGCTGGAGCTTCAAAGACAAGCTGGGTGAACTGAGTGGATTACCATTGCCACTGGTGCCTCAACCGAATGCCGCAACCGCACTGGCAGCACTGCGTGCAAGCGAGCTGAATGTGAGTATTGGCGCTATCATTCAAGGGATTAAAGAGGCGACTTTACCTGGGCGATTCCAGATTATTTCGCAAGCGCCATTGGTTATTCTGGATGTGGCGCACAATCCTCATGCGGCAGCTTATCTTGCCGGGCGGCTGGCAGAATTGCCAAAACGTGGCCGCGTGCTGGCTGTCATCGGTATGTTACACGATAAAGATATCGCCGGTACGCTGGCAAATTTGTCCCCTCAAGTCGATAGCTGGTATTGTGCTCCGTTAGAAGGGCCGCGCGGTGCAAGTGCTGAACAGCTGATTGAACATCTCGGTCAGGGTGAAGTCTACGACACTGTGGCTCAGGCCTGGTATGCTGCAATGAAGGCAGCAACGGAAAATGATACCGTGCTGGTGTGTGGTTCATTTCATACAGTAGCCCACGTAATGGAAGCGCTGGACGCGGAGAAAGCAGGTGGCGAGTAA
- the purF gene encoding amidophosphoribosyltransferase: MCGIVGIAGFMPVNQSIYDALTVLQHRGQDAAGIVTIDALNCFRLRKANGLVSDVFGAIHMQRLQGNMGIGHVRYPTAGSSSASEAQPFYVNSPYGITLAHNGNLTNAHELRQKLFEEKRRHINTTSDSEILLNIFASELDNFRNYPLEADNIFAAIAATNRQIRGAYACVAMIIGHGMVAFRDPNGIRPLVMGKRDLGDGRTEYMVASESVALDTLGFEFLRDIAPGEAVYITEKGQLFTRQCADNPTSNPCLFEYVYFARPDSFIDKISVYSARVEMGKKLGEKIAREWEDLDIDVVIPIPETSCDIALEIARILDKPYRQGFVKNRYVGRTFIMPGQQLRRKSVRRKLNANRAEFRDKNVLLVDDSIVRGTTSEQIIEMAREAGAKKVYLASAAPEIRFPNVYGIDMPSANELIAHGREVDEIRQLIGADGLIFQDLDDLIEAVRVENPDITQFECSVFNGIYVTKDVDHEYLEYLESLRNDDSKAIQRQNEVENLEMHNEG, from the coding sequence ATGTGCGGTATTGTCGGTATCGCCGGTTTTATGCCGGTCAACCAGTCGATTTATGACGCGTTAACGGTGCTTCAGCACCGTGGGCAGGATGCCGCAGGCATCGTCACCATTGATGCCTTAAACTGTTTTCGTCTGCGTAAAGCTAATGGTCTGGTGAGCGATGTATTTGGTGCCATTCACATGCAACGCTTGCAGGGAAACATGGGTATCGGCCATGTGCGTTACCCTACAGCGGGTAGCTCAAGTGCCTCTGAAGCCCAGCCTTTCTATGTGAACTCCCCTTACGGTATTACCCTTGCACACAACGGTAACCTGACGAACGCGCACGAACTGCGCCAAAAGCTGTTCGAAGAAAAGCGTCGTCACATTAACACCACTTCTGATTCCGAAATTCTGCTCAATATTTTCGCCAGCGAGCTGGATAACTTCCGCAACTATCCGTTGGAAGCCGACAACATTTTTGCCGCCATCGCTGCGACTAACCGCCAGATCCGTGGCGCTTATGCCTGTGTTGCAATGATCATTGGCCATGGAATGGTGGCGTTCCGCGATCCAAATGGCATCCGTCCACTGGTGATGGGTAAACGCGATTTGGGCGATGGACGTACCGAATATATGGTGGCTTCCGAAAGTGTGGCGCTTGATACGCTGGGCTTCGAATTCCTGCGTGATATTGCCCCTGGCGAAGCGGTGTATATCACTGAGAAAGGCCAGTTGTTCACACGCCAGTGTGCCGACAACCCGACCAGCAATCCTTGCTTGTTCGAGTACGTCTACTTTGCCCGTCCGGACTCGTTCATCGACAAGATTTCCGTGTATAGCGCACGTGTTGAGATGGGTAAAAAGCTCGGTGAGAAAATTGCTCGCGAGTGGGAAGATTTGGATATTGATGTGGTTATCCCGATTCCAGAAACTTCCTGTGATATCGCACTGGAGATCGCCCGTATTCTCGATAAGCCGTATCGCCAGGGGTTCGTGAAAAACCGCTACGTTGGCCGTACCTTTATCATGCCGGGCCAGCAGCTGCGTCGTAAATCTGTGCGTCGTAAACTCAATGCTAACCGTGCTGAGTTCCGCGATAAGAATGTGCTGCTGGTGGATGACTCTATCGTTCGTGGTACCACTTCTGAGCAGATTATCGAGATGGCTCGCGAAGCGGGTGCGAAAAAAGTATACCTCGCATCAGCGGCGCCAGAAATTCGCTTCCCGAACGTGTATGGCATTGATATGCCAAGCGCTAACGAACTGATTGCTCATGGCCGCGAAGTGGATGAAATTCGTCAGCTCATCGGTGCCGACGGTTTGATTTTCCAGGATCTGGACGATCTGATTGAAGCGGTTCGCGTTGAGAACCCGGATATCACTCAGTTTGAGTGCTCCGTGTTCAACGGCATCTACGTTACCAAAGATGTTGATCACGAGTATCTTGAGTATCTTGAGTCACTGCGTAATGACGATTCGAAAGCCATTCAGCGTCAAAATGAAGTGGAAAACTTAGAGATGCATAACGAAGGGTGA
- the dedD gene encoding cell division protein DedD has product MASKFQNRLVGTIILVALGVIILPGLLDGQKKHYQDEFAAIPLVPKPGDTDEPDMLPAATQALPSQPPEGAAEEVRAGTATAPGLDIASLPGDSGAGIDEVPVTREQPKPKPVVEKPKPVEKPQSKAAADQTAERLAMMNEEPPVAEKPAKQETAEKAPSGQAYVVQLGALKNAEKVNEIVGKLRGAGFRVYTSPSTPVQGKITRILVGPEVSKDKLKSSLGELNSLSGLNGVVMNYTAR; this is encoded by the coding sequence GTGGCGAGTAAGTTTCAAAATCGATTAGTCGGAACCATTATTCTGGTCGCACTGGGGGTCATTATCCTGCCAGGGCTGCTTGATGGTCAGAAAAAGCATTATCAGGATGAGTTTGCCGCTATTCCTCTGGTTCCAAAACCGGGTGATACCGATGAGCCTGATATGCTGCCTGCTGCGACTCAGGCACTCCCTTCACAACCACCGGAAGGTGCGGCTGAAGAGGTGCGTGCGGGTACAGCGACCGCTCCTGGGCTGGATATCGCCTCACTACCTGGAGACAGTGGTGCAGGTATTGATGAAGTTCCCGTCACCCGTGAACAGCCTAAACCCAAGCCCGTGGTTGAGAAGCCAAAACCGGTAGAAAAACCACAGAGCAAAGCCGCTGCGGATCAAACGGCAGAACGTCTGGCGATGATGAACGAAGAACCTCCAGTCGCGGAAAAGCCAGCGAAGCAAGAAACTGCTGAGAAGGCACCGTCTGGGCAAGCCTATGTCGTACAGCTCGGCGCATTGAAAAATGCCGAAAAAGTTAATGAAATTGTTGGTAAACTGCGCGGCGCAGGGTTCCGTGTTTACACGTCACCGTCAACACCAGTACAGGGTAAAATCACGCGTATTCTGGTCGGGCCGGAAGTCTCGAAAGACAAACTCAAGTCTTCATTAGGTGAGCTGAATTCGCTTTCCGGTCTAAACGGTGTAGTGATGAATTATACGGCGCGGTAG
- the accD gene encoding acetyl-CoA carboxylase, carboxyltransferase subunit beta, with amino-acid sequence MSWIERILNKSNITPTRKASIPEGVWTKCDSCGQVLYRAELERNLEVCPKCDHHMRMSARDRLHSLLDEGSLFELGSELEPKDILKFKDSKKYKDRLASAQKETGEKDALVVMKGTLYNMPVVAVAFEFAFMGGSMGSVVGARFVRAVEQALEDNCPLICFSASGGARMQEALMSLMQMAKTSAALAKMQERGLPYISVLTDPTMGGVSASFAMLGDLNIAEPKALIGFAGPRVIEQTVREKLPPGFQRSEFLIEKGAIDMIVRRPEMRLKLASVLAKLTNQPAPNPEAPPEPIVVPEAPAEGH; translated from the coding sequence ATGAGCTGGATTGAACGAATTCTCAATAAGAGCAATATTACCCCTACCCGTAAGGCGAGTATCCCTGAAGGGGTGTGGACTAAATGCGACAGCTGTGGCCAGGTTCTGTACCGTGCAGAACTGGAACGCAATCTTGAAGTCTGCCCAAAATGTGATCATCACATGCGCATGTCCGCGCGCGATCGCTTGCACAGCCTGTTAGATGAAGGTTCGCTGTTTGAGTTGGGTAGTGAACTTGAGCCAAAAGATATTCTCAAGTTTAAAGACTCCAAAAAATACAAAGACCGTCTGGCATCAGCCCAGAAAGAAACTGGCGAGAAAGATGCGCTGGTGGTCATGAAAGGTACGCTCTATAACATGCCTGTTGTTGCTGTGGCATTTGAGTTTGCCTTTATGGGTGGTTCTATGGGTTCTGTTGTGGGCGCGCGCTTTGTTCGTGCCGTTGAACAGGCTCTGGAAGACAACTGCCCGCTGATCTGTTTCTCCGCTTCTGGTGGCGCACGTATGCAAGAAGCGCTGATGTCGCTGATGCAGATGGCAAAAACCAGTGCAGCACTGGCAAAAATGCAGGAACGCGGTCTGCCGTATATTTCGGTTCTGACTGACCCAACGATGGGTGGCGTATCTGCAAGTTTTGCGATGCTTGGCGATCTCAACATTGCTGAGCCAAAAGCCCTGATCGGCTTTGCAGGTCCGCGTGTTATCGAGCAAACCGTTCGTGAAAAACTGCCGCCAGGTTTCCAGCGCAGTGAGTTCCTGATTGAAAAAGGGGCGATCGACATGATCGTTCGTCGTCCAGAAATGCGCCTGAAACTGGCAAGCGTTCTGGCAAAACTGACAAATCAGCCAGCGCCAAATCCGGAAGCTCCGCCTGAACCGATAGTGGTTCCGGAAGCACCGGCAGAAGGTCACTAG